One window of the Rufibacter radiotolerans genome contains the following:
- a CDS encoding DUF983 domain-containing protein — MFTHPALNLQKFDQMPEKCPECGFRYEIELGFYWGAMYMSYGLSVVIVLLVGVSLYFLAGDPATWVYLTVVAITIIGFTPVLFRYARVMMLYFFGSVSFDPSFASQKNIP, encoded by the coding sequence ATGTTTACCCACCCTGCCCTTAACCTGCAGAAATTTGACCAGATGCCTGAGAAATGCCCGGAATGTGGGTTCAGGTATGAGATTGAACTGGGCTTTTATTGGGGAGCCATGTATATGAGCTACGGCTTATCTGTGGTGATTGTCTTGCTGGTAGGCGTAAGCTTGTATTTCTTAGCCGGTGATCCCGCTACCTGGGTGTATTTAACCGTGGTAGCCATTACCATCATAGGGTTTACCCCGGTTCTCTTCCGTTACGCCAGGGTCATGATGCTGTATTTCTTTGGAAGCGTCTCCTTTGACCCTTCCTTTGCCTCGCAGAAAAATATCCCTTAG
- a CDS encoding DUF420 domain-containing protein, which produces MEKKTKSNPADSRYLVLIAILSIVVPLLVSFLLFMPQTGKLGDLDVSFLPKLHAVLNSLTAISLIIGYYQIKRQNWRYHRFAMVTAFVLSTFFLISYVTYHYQAAPTTYGGEGALKMVYYFILITHIILAAVIVPLVLLSVYFAVSEQFVRHKRVSRWTFPLWLYVAITGVLVYLMISPYY; this is translated from the coding sequence ATGGAAAAAAAGACGAAAAGTAACCCTGCAGACAGTCGGTACCTGGTTTTAATTGCTATCCTTTCTATAGTGGTACCGCTTCTGGTATCTTTTCTTCTCTTTATGCCCCAGACCGGCAAGTTAGGTGACCTGGATGTTTCTTTTCTGCCCAAGCTGCACGCGGTCCTGAATTCTTTGACCGCCATCTCCCTTATCATAGGCTATTACCAGATAAAGCGACAGAACTGGCGCTACCACCGGTTTGCCATGGTCACGGCCTTCGTGCTCTCCACCTTCTTTTTGATCTCCTATGTGACCTACCATTACCAGGCGGCACCTACCACTTATGGTGGCGAGGGAGCGCTTAAAATGGTTTATTACTTTATCCTCATCACGCATATCATTCTGGCGGCCGTTATCGTTCCGTTAGTATTGCTGTCTGTGTACTTTGCTGTGTCTGAGCAATTTGTAAGGCATAAGCGGGTTTCCAGATGGACCTTCCCGCTTTGGTTGTATGTGGCCATTACTGGGGTCCTGGTGTACCTGATGATTTCTCCGTACTATTAG
- a CDS encoding sensor histidine kinase: MLSLLLGGVAAFLQISIQRELLEAPQKKMSQEVTGKLQSKIQQATQELREVAEHLPPDSGFFTQVLPHAQVPLFIYQQHKLIFWSDHTTRLDIAPRFLRPGLQVLESRFGRFLVLKQQPSPIYSLLAVIPLETRYDISNAYLRSGLNPEIFEDHSGAIQLEKSRGAIPILDAQGHYLFSLRVQDPSQWLHAGKVTFALYVMAIVAWVLFLVSFYQKLQANRHKVFALWVVLMGLPLLRLLMLWFQFPGNVQELELFSPRVYASAWWSPSLGDLLLNEICLLVMAGVVYGFAKPLRLEHVFLKTPKKQIISSLVIGAVITLLVISWYEMYRSLILNSQPVLDITQNIQIGPAKVLLFLIMVLHTIGISWLLRLLLSWLPFTANSEAPFAYALMTVLVLAINWSFWRDAPSGNWAILFSSAILVGWEQLHRKLRRRAGLYTSIFLLNLISAGLGASAFYDLYAVQLRTDKQRMASELLKDHDDLTEYLLAQAAEAIQHDHLLFYALRAPWVNRGIVEQKIKRYHLRNLTENYAVAVRLFDVDGQALNRVDTISNLLDYAQVWAPRARNTHQKGQLLINSETDPGRFLYLQEIQVPLNEWQWVTVVLELSSKITAPNSVLPELLVERKSSQPATMPATSYALWKEGRWLRSEGYFEYNQRFSPLLFNDPLLYSQGLSVGGYHHLAAKAINGTVSLVSTPDYGFSSWLSNFSFLFLLHTFLLFTLLALVVLSKGRLVQSITSTFGTKIQLFLNLGVLVPLVLVSLTIGSLVTNSYRQDLVRGYTEQGDFIRQSILTSNWGEYLFKGRADSLTRRVNRLALVAQAELNIYNANGELRISSQPALFEAGVLSTRLNPKAFSMLREQGLNRILLQEKAGSLPYSTIYVPLRENPTQKPQGYLAIPFFDSEKDLNAKLIQLITTILNIFTLLFVLFVLLSYLATRALTVPLQLLTERLKQTSLTGVNERLVYESRDEIGLLVHEYNQMLQKLEESKQELALREKEAAWKEMARQVAHEIKNPLTPMKLSLQYLRKAMQEGRSNLEELVEKISNTMITQIEVLSDIATSFSNFTSMPDLKLETLELNGLVRKATDLHLNSQQHQVELEVPQMPIYVRADENQLVRIFNNLLLNALQAVPSSSTPQIKVKVTLESPQWVLVAVQDNGTGIPADVQSKIFVPNFSTKYSGSGIGLAVVKKGVEAIGGSIWFETEENVGTTFFLKLPVIQP, translated from the coding sequence TTGCTGTCCCTTTTGTTGGGGGGAGTAGCGGCTTTTCTGCAGATTAGTATTCAGCGGGAATTGCTGGAAGCGCCTCAGAAGAAAATGAGTCAGGAAGTGACTGGCAAGCTTCAAAGTAAGATTCAGCAGGCCACCCAGGAACTACGCGAAGTCGCAGAGCACCTGCCCCCAGATTCGGGTTTCTTTACCCAGGTACTGCCGCATGCCCAGGTCCCGCTCTTTATTTACCAGCAGCACAAATTAATATTTTGGTCAGACCATACCACCCGGCTGGATATTGCGCCCCGATTTCTGCGGCCCGGCCTGCAGGTGTTAGAAAGCAGGTTTGGACGTTTTTTGGTCCTCAAACAGCAACCTTCCCCTATTTACTCGCTCCTGGCCGTTATTCCTCTGGAGACGCGGTATGACATTAGTAATGCGTATTTGAGAAGCGGCCTCAACCCCGAGATTTTTGAAGATCATTCCGGGGCCATTCAACTGGAAAAATCCAGGGGCGCCATTCCTATCCTTGATGCGCAGGGCCACTACCTGTTTTCCTTACGCGTCCAAGACCCCAGCCAGTGGCTACACGCGGGTAAGGTCACCTTTGCCTTGTATGTGATGGCTATTGTGGCCTGGGTGCTTTTCCTGGTTTCCTTTTACCAAAAGCTGCAGGCTAATCGCCACAAGGTTTTCGCCTTATGGGTAGTGTTAATGGGGTTGCCGCTTTTACGCCTGCTCATGCTCTGGTTTCAGTTCCCTGGCAATGTGCAGGAACTGGAGTTGTTCAGCCCCCGGGTGTATGCTTCTGCGTGGTGGTCGCCCTCTTTGGGAGATTTATTACTGAACGAGATCTGCCTGCTGGTTATGGCCGGGGTGGTGTACGGGTTTGCCAAGCCGTTGCGTTTAGAGCATGTTTTCCTGAAAACACCTAAAAAACAGATAATCAGCAGTCTGGTCATAGGGGCGGTGATCACCCTTCTTGTTATCAGTTGGTATGAGATGTACCGCAGCCTCATCTTAAATAGCCAGCCGGTCTTAGACATCACCCAGAACATCCAGATTGGGCCGGCAAAGGTGCTGTTGTTCCTGATCATGGTTTTGCACACCATTGGCATAAGTTGGCTGCTACGGCTGCTCCTGTCCTGGTTGCCCTTTACAGCTAACAGCGAGGCTCCATTCGCCTATGCGTTAATGACGGTGTTGGTGCTGGCTATTAACTGGAGCTTCTGGCGAGATGCCCCCAGCGGAAACTGGGCCATTCTTTTTTCCAGCGCTATCCTGGTGGGTTGGGAGCAACTGCACCGAAAACTCCGGCGCCGGGCCGGATTGTACACCAGTATCTTCTTACTGAACCTGATAAGCGCGGGCTTAGGCGCCTCTGCGTTTTATGACCTGTATGCCGTGCAGCTGCGCACCGATAAACAACGCATGGCGAGTGAACTGCTGAAGGACCATGATGACCTTACCGAGTATCTCTTGGCCCAGGCGGCTGAGGCTATCCAGCATGACCATTTGTTGTTTTACGCGCTGAGGGCACCGTGGGTGAACCGCGGTATAGTAGAGCAAAAGATAAAACGCTACCATCTGCGTAACCTCACAGAGAATTACGCGGTGGCGGTGCGCCTCTTTGATGTAGACGGCCAGGCCTTAAACCGGGTGGACACTATTTCCAACCTGCTGGATTATGCCCAGGTATGGGCGCCGCGGGCCCGTAATACGCACCAGAAAGGCCAGTTGCTGATCAACTCAGAGACGGACCCCGGCCGTTTTTTATACCTACAGGAAATACAGGTGCCGCTGAATGAATGGCAATGGGTGACGGTGGTGCTGGAGTTAAGCTCCAAAATCACGGCCCCCAACAGCGTGCTGCCTGAGCTTTTGGTGGAACGCAAAAGTTCCCAGCCTGCCACCATGCCGGCTACCAGTTACGCTCTATGGAAAGAAGGCCGGTGGCTTCGGTCTGAAGGGTATTTTGAATATAACCAGCGTTTTTCGCCGTTGCTCTTTAATGATCCCTTGCTGTACTCGCAGGGGCTCTCGGTGGGCGGGTACCACCATCTGGCGGCCAAGGCCATTAACGGGACGGTGTCGCTGGTGAGTACCCCTGACTATGGGTTCAGCTCGTGGCTGTCCAACTTTTCTTTCCTGTTTCTGCTGCACACTTTCCTGCTGTTCACTTTGCTGGCCTTGGTGGTGTTGTCTAAAGGCCGGCTGGTGCAATCCATCACTTCTACCTTCGGAACCAAAATACAATTGTTCCTGAATCTGGGGGTACTGGTGCCGTTGGTGTTGGTGAGTTTGACTATTGGCAGTCTGGTAACCAACTCCTACCGGCAAGATCTGGTACGGGGCTACACCGAGCAAGGGGATTTTATCAGGCAAAGCATCCTTACCAGCAACTGGGGTGAATATCTGTTCAAGGGCAGGGCAGATTCGCTTACCCGTCGGGTGAACCGGTTGGCCCTGGTAGCCCAGGCCGAACTGAATATCTACAACGCCAATGGCGAACTGCGTATTTCCAGCCAACCGGCTTTGTTTGAGGCTGGGGTTTTGTCTACGCGGTTAAACCCCAAGGCCTTCAGCATGCTCCGGGAACAGGGCCTGAACCGCATTCTGCTGCAAGAGAAAGCCGGGTCTTTGCCGTACAGCACCATTTACGTGCCTCTGCGGGAGAACCCCACCCAGAAGCCGCAAGGGTACCTGGCCATTCCGTTCTTTGATTCAGAAAAAGACCTCAATGCCAAGCTTATCCAGTTGATCACCACCATCCTTAATATTTTCACGTTGCTGTTTGTCTTGTTTGTGCTTTTGAGTTACCTGGCCACCCGGGCCTTGACCGTACCTCTTCAATTGCTGACCGAGCGCCTGAAGCAAACGTCCTTGACCGGGGTAAACGAGCGGTTGGTATATGAGTCACGGGATGAGATTGGCCTGCTGGTGCATGAGTATAACCAGATGCTGCAGAAACTGGAGGAAAGTAAGCAGGAACTGGCCCTGCGGGAAAAAGAGGCGGCTTGGAAGGAAATGGCCCGGCAGGTGGCCCACGAGATCAAAAACCCGCTTACGCCTATGAAGCTTTCTCTGCAATACCTGCGCAAGGCCATGCAGGAAGGCCGCAGCAACCTGGAGGAACTAGTGGAGAAAATCTCCAACACCATGATCACCCAGATTGAAGTGCTCAGTGACATTGCCACTTCGTTCTCCAATTTCACGTCCATGCCAGACCTCAAGCTGGAGACGCTGGAACTGAACGGCTTGGTCCGCAAGGCCACCGACCTGCACCTGAACTCCCAGCAACACCAGGTGGAACTGGAGGTGCCCCAAATGCCTATCTATGTGCGCGCCGATGAAAACCAACTGGTCCGGATCTTCAATAACCTGCTGTTGAACGCGCTGCAGGCAGTTCCTTCCTCTAGTACGCCCCAAATAAAGGTGAAAGTGACCTTAGAATCTCCGCAATGGGTATTGGTAGCGGTGCAGGACAATGGTACCGGTATTCCGGCAGACGTTCAGTCCAAGATCTTCGTACCGAACTTCAGTACCAAGTATTCCGGGTCGGGCATTGGGCTGGCGGTCGTAAAGAAAGGGGTAGAGGCAATTGGTGGGTCTATCTGGTTTGAAACCGAGGAAAACGTGGGGACCACTTTCTTCCTTAAACTGCCTGTAATACAACCATGA
- a CDS encoding cytochrome c oxidase subunit I — translation MSSTDISLHKDVHLEHDDHHDDHHDQSFLEKYIFSQDHKVIAKQFLFAGIFWAIIGGTFSSLFRLQLGFPDATFTFLEPFLGKWVEGGKLNPEFYLALVTMHGTIMVFFVLTAGLSGTFSNFLIPLQIGARDMASGFMNMLSFWFFFIASVIMFYSIFLETGPAAGGWTVYPPLSALPQAISGSGAGMTMWLVSMALFIISQLLGGVNYITTVINLRTRGLSMSKLPLTIWAFFLTAVLGLLAFPVLFSAALLLIFDRSFGTSFFLSDIYVAGEALSHTGGSPVLFQHLFWFLGHPEVYIVILPTFGIVSEVIATNARKPIFGYRAMIGSMLGIALLSFVVWAHHMFVSGMNPFLGSVFMFLTLIIAVPSAVKVFNWIATLWRGNINFTPAMLFSVAFVSLFISGGVTGIILGNSALDIQLHDTYFVVAHFHLVMGSAAFFGMFAGVYHWFPKMFGRMMDEKLGYLHFWITFAGVYLIFMPMHYIGIAGFPRRYYTWTGFDTFSTFMNMNTFITVAAVISFAAQFFFLFNFFYSIFKGRRATENPWKSNTLEWTTPVNPGHGNWPGPLPVVYRWPYDYSKPGAPEDFIPQNVPFSQTQSSNLPHERDFE, via the coding sequence ATGTCTAGTACGGATATTTCATTACATAAGGATGTGCACTTAGAGCACGATGATCATCATGATGACCATCATGATCAGAGTTTCCTTGAGAAGTACATCTTCAGCCAGGACCATAAAGTAATTGCTAAGCAGTTCCTGTTTGCGGGTATTTTCTGGGCAATCATTGGCGGTACCTTCTCCAGCCTTTTCCGTTTACAGTTAGGTTTCCCAGATGCTACCTTTACTTTCCTAGAGCCATTTCTAGGAAAATGGGTAGAAGGTGGAAAGCTTAACCCTGAGTTCTACCTGGCGCTTGTAACAATGCACGGAACCATCATGGTATTCTTTGTATTGACAGCCGGTCTAAGCGGAACATTCAGTAACTTCCTTATTCCTCTGCAGATTGGTGCCCGTGATATGGCATCTGGATTTATGAACATGCTTTCTTTCTGGTTCTTCTTTATCGCCAGCGTGATAATGTTCTATTCCATCTTCCTGGAGACGGGTCCTGCCGCAGGCGGGTGGACGGTTTACCCGCCACTAAGTGCTTTGCCTCAGGCTATATCTGGCTCTGGCGCAGGTATGACCATGTGGTTGGTAAGTATGGCTTTGTTTATCATCTCCCAGCTTTTGGGTGGGGTAAACTATATTACCACCGTAATTAACTTGCGGACCCGTGGTCTTTCCATGTCTAAATTACCTTTGACCATCTGGGCCTTCTTCCTGACGGCTGTCCTTGGGTTATTGGCATTCCCGGTACTTTTCTCTGCGGCCCTTCTTTTGATCTTTGATCGTAGCTTTGGAACCAGCTTCTTCTTATCTGATATTTATGTCGCAGGGGAGGCCCTTTCACACACAGGGGGAAGCCCGGTCCTGTTTCAGCACTTGTTCTGGTTCCTTGGTCATCCTGAGGTGTACATCGTGATTCTGCCTACGTTTGGTATTGTATCTGAGGTCATCGCTACCAATGCACGTAAACCAATTTTCGGTTACCGTGCTATGATTGGCTCCATGTTAGGTATTGCCTTGCTATCCTTTGTGGTATGGGCTCACCATATGTTCGTCTCTGGCATGAACCCGTTCCTGGGATCTGTGTTCATGTTCCTAACGCTTATAATTGCGGTGCCATCTGCGGTGAAAGTGTTTAACTGGATTGCTACTCTCTGGAGGGGTAATATCAACTTTACTCCCGCCATGTTGTTCTCCGTGGCTTTCGTTTCTTTGTTTATCTCAGGCGGGGTTACGGGTATCATTTTAGGTAACTCGGCGTTGGATATCCAGTTACACGATACGTATTTCGTAGTGGCTCACTTTCACTTGGTAATGGGTTCAGCGGCCTTCTTTGGTATGTTTGCCGGTGTTTACCACTGGTTCCCTAAAATGTTTGGTCGTATGATGGATGAAAAATTAGGTTACCTGCACTTCTGGATCACCTTTGCAGGGGTTTACCTGATCTTCATGCCGATGCACTACATTGGTATAGCTGGTTTCCCAAGAAGATATTACACCTGGACTGGATTTGATACCTTCAGCACCTTCATGAACATGAACACGTTCATTACGGTAGCTGCGGTAATTTCTTTTGCTGCTCAGTTCTTCTTCTTGTTTAACTTCTTCTACAGCATTTTCAAAGGCAGAAGAGCCACAGAGAACCCTTGGAAGTCAAACACGCTTGAGTGGACCACTCCGGTCAACCCAGGTCACGGTAACTGGCCAGGACCACTTCCAGTGGTGTACAGATGGCCTTATGACTATAGTAAGCCAGGTGCTCCTGAAGACTTTATTCCTCAGAACGTACCTTTCTCCCAGACGCAGTCTTCTAACTTGCCGCACGAGAGGGATTTCGAATAA
- a CDS encoding cytochrome c oxidase subunit 3, whose product MQTIQMTTDTEIQPVQRRVNPLKFMLWLLIVSIVMMFAAFTSAYIVRREEGNWLEFDLPNILLFNTAIIILSSVFMQWALISAQKDNVKNLRIALVLTIAAGTAFLVGQWIGWGELVANKVFFGGSTSNPSGSFLYVLTGVHAFHLITGLVFLIIVVISALKYRVHSRNLTRIELCTMYWHFLGALWIYLYIFLVLNH is encoded by the coding sequence ATGCAAACCATACAAATGACTACAGATACAGAAATACAACCGGTGCAACGCCGGGTTAACCCGCTGAAGTTTATGCTTTGGCTCTTGATTGTAAGCATCGTGATGATGTTTGCGGCCTTCACCAGTGCCTACATTGTGCGGCGCGAAGAGGGGAACTGGCTAGAGTTTGATTTGCCTAATATCCTGTTGTTCAACACGGCCATCATTATTCTAAGCAGTGTGTTTATGCAATGGGCGTTAATTTCTGCCCAGAAGGATAACGTAAAGAACCTTAGAATTGCCTTGGTGCTAACCATAGCGGCAGGTACAGCTTTTCTGGTAGGCCAATGGATAGGCTGGGGCGAATTAGTTGCCAATAAGGTCTTCTTTGGGGGTAGCACCTCCAACCCTTCAGGTTCTTTTCTGTATGTATTAACTGGAGTGCACGCATTTCACTTAATCACAGGCTTAGTTTTTCTAATAATTGTAGTAATTTCGGCGCTTAAGTACAGGGTGCATTCCCGTAATCTTACCCGTATTGAGTTGTGCACAATGTATTGGCACTTCCTGGGGGCTTTGTGGATTTACCTGTATATTTTCTTAGTCTTGAACCATTAA
- the cyoE gene encoding heme o synthase — translation MTKATAYFQLLKFRLSTTVAFSSAIGFLLGRPDANWISTGLVMLGGLLVTGSANIINQVLEKDLDKLMKRTAKRPLPTGAVTVQEAIIYCVLLGVAGLTLLGLYFNWLASALSFLGLLLYGFFYTPLKRISPICVFVGAIPGALPPMIGWVAGTGYLGVEAWILFGIQFIWQFPHFWAIAWVLDDDYKKAGFKMLPMAGGKNLKTAIQIMIYTLLLIPLGLLPLQFGMAGKTSAFIAVVCGALFLMQTFYLMHTCSKRAAMNIMFGSFLYLPIVQIAFVVDKL, via the coding sequence ATGACCAAAGCAACCGCGTATTTTCAGCTTCTTAAGTTCCGGCTTTCTACCACGGTCGCTTTTTCCAGTGCAATTGGTTTTCTTTTGGGGAGACCAGATGCCAATTGGATAAGTACCGGGTTGGTTATGTTAGGTGGCTTGCTGGTAACGGGGTCTGCCAATATTATCAACCAGGTGCTGGAGAAGGATCTGGATAAGTTAATGAAAAGGACCGCCAAGCGTCCGCTTCCTACCGGAGCGGTTACGGTGCAGGAGGCAATTATCTATTGCGTGTTGCTAGGTGTAGCCGGGTTAACGCTCTTAGGGCTATATTTTAACTGGCTGGCCTCGGCTTTGTCTTTCCTGGGCTTGCTGCTGTACGGGTTCTTCTATACACCCTTAAAGCGCATTTCCCCAATCTGTGTTTTTGTAGGGGCCATACCAGGGGCATTGCCTCCTATGATAGGATGGGTGGCAGGTACCGGATATTTAGGCGTGGAGGCCTGGATCTTGTTCGGGATTCAGTTTATCTGGCAGTTTCCTCATTTCTGGGCAATTGCCTGGGTCTTGGATGATGACTATAAAAAGGCCGGGTTCAAGATGCTTCCTATGGCAGGAGGAAAGAACCTGAAGACCGCTATTCAGATCATGATCTACACGCTGTTGCTTATTCCGTTGGGGCTGTTGCCGCTTCAGTTTGGGATGGCGGGCAAAACGTCTGCGTTTATAGCGGTGGTTTGCGGGGCCTTGTTTCTGATGCAAACGTTCTATCTCATGCATACCTGCTCCAAGCGGGCTGCCATGAATATCATGTTTGGGTCATTTTTATACCTGCCAATTGTTCAGATTGCCTTTGTAGTGGACAAATTATAA
- a CDS encoding cytochrome c oxidase subunit 3 codes for MSQTTTFEQPNTGTWDGGNEPFKASYGKLMMWFFLLSDAFTFGAFLTTYGLARHRHQAYEGTHDAFTFSTEWWPIPDKVFNAFPFFHGMDWPLAFVALMTMILILSSVTMVLAVEAGHRMDKNDVQKWLLWTILFGSMFLGCQAWEWTHFISGTEDGMKLADGTVVHGANLVVNQYGPPLFADLFFFITGFHGTHVLSGVILLIMIFINTVNGVYHRRGHYEMVEKVGLYWHFVDLVWVFVFTFFYLV; via the coding sequence ATGTCACAAACAACAACCTTTGAGCAGCCAAACACCGGTACCTGGGATGGCGGGAATGAGCCGTTTAAGGCAAGTTATGGCAAACTGATGATGTGGTTTTTCCTCCTGTCAGATGCTTTTACCTTTGGCGCTTTCTTAACAACCTACGGATTAGCCCGTCATAGACACCAGGCCTATGAAGGAACGCATGATGCTTTCACCTTCTCTACCGAGTGGTGGCCAATTCCTGACAAGGTATTCAACGCCTTCCCATTCTTCCATGGTATGGATTGGCCTTTGGCTTTTGTGGCCTTAATGACCATGATTTTGATCCTTTCTTCCGTGACCATGGTACTAGCCGTGGAAGCAGGCCACAGAATGGATAAAAATGATGTACAGAAATGGTTGTTGTGGACTATCCTGTTCGGGTCAATGTTCTTGGGTTGCCAGGCGTGGGAGTGGACTCACTTTATCTCCGGTACTGAAGACGGCATGAAGCTAGCCGACGGAACTGTTGTGCACGGCGCCAACCTGGTGGTGAACCAGTATGGCCCGCCCTTGTTTGCCGACTTATTCTTCTTTATCACTGGTTTCCATGGTACCCACGTTTTAAGTGGAGTAATCTTGTTGATCATGATCTTCATCAACACCGTTAATGGTGTGTACCACAGAAGAGGACACTATGAAATGGTAGAGAAAGTAGGTCTTTACTGGCACTTTGTAGACTTGGTTTGGGTATTCGTGTTTACCTTCTTCTACCTAGTGTAA
- a CDS encoding SCO family protein, producing MSPKKTLVLGTLLLVPVLAFLFLKVFGVNRFSLQTYFPVSTDSTLVEGKWRYDTLYRQVPDFQLISQTGSSFSQEDVQGKIYVANFFYAACQGNCKQVSTQLARVQDAFRLQPDVKILSFSLQPQQDSVSVLQKYAQSFRARPETWVFLTGKPEQMQQLIQNGFTFPAAAPDKDSSLVQLQKSLFLVDRQRHVRGIYDGTDAGEVDRLITELNVLLSEDKNSNGKKDEK from the coding sequence ATGAGTCCAAAGAAAACGCTGGTACTGGGTACCCTTTTGTTAGTACCCGTACTAGCGTTTTTGTTTCTTAAGGTGTTTGGGGTGAATAGATTTTCGCTTCAGACGTATTTTCCGGTGTCTACAGACAGCACCCTGGTAGAGGGGAAGTGGCGTTATGACACCTTGTACCGGCAAGTGCCAGATTTCCAACTCATCTCCCAGACCGGCTCCTCCTTTTCCCAAGAGGACGTTCAAGGGAAAATATATGTGGCTAATTTCTTTTATGCAGCCTGCCAGGGGAACTGCAAACAGGTAAGTACCCAATTAGCCCGGGTGCAAGATGCCTTCCGGCTTCAGCCAGACGTAAAAATCCTTTCTTTCTCTTTGCAACCCCAACAAGACAGTGTGTCTGTGCTGCAGAAGTACGCACAAAGTTTTAGGGCCAGGCCAGAGACCTGGGTTTTCTTGACAGGGAAGCCGGAGCAGATGCAACAACTTATCCAGAATGGTTTTACTTTTCCGGCGGCGGCGCCAGACAAAGACTCTTCTTTGGTGCAGCTGCAGAAAAGCCTTTTCCTGGTAGACCGGCAGCGGCATGTGCGCGGGATCTATGATGGAACAGACGCGGGTGAGGTTGACCGCTTGATCACTGAATTAAACGTGCTTCTTTCTGAAGACAAGAATAGTAATGGAAAAAAAGACGAAAAGTAA
- a CDS encoding COX15/CtaA family protein produces MGSKSFSTKRFRRVGVLTIASVYFLILVGGIVRSTGSGMGCPDWPKCFGSWVPPTSLSQLPPDYLEVYKEKRIQKNERIGQLLQNLGFTRVAKEIFAHPSQYIETEFNATKTWIEYVNRLVGVLIGFLIFLTVLYAIPFFKSDPKVFWGALLSFLLVAFQGWLGSLVVSTNLLPEMVTLHMALALVLLALLIYIVERVHREQLWANVQAPSGNVKGLIATVLVLTFLQVILGTQVREEVDMVSFNLNNLGRESWIDQLGLSFYVHRSASILVVLLNVVLFYAVKKTGNQRLLCITKGVLGVIVIEILLGIILSYLALPAFAQPLHLVFGTILFGLQFWLLITYYYTYKPYQASPELVA; encoded by the coding sequence ATGGGAAGTAAATCTTTTAGTACTAAAAGGTTTAGAAGGGTAGGAGTACTCACCATTGCTTCTGTTTATTTTTTAATCTTAGTAGGGGGGATCGTCCGGAGTACGGGGTCAGGTATGGGTTGTCCAGACTGGCCAAAGTGTTTCGGGTCGTGGGTCCCCCCCACTAGTTTAAGCCAGTTGCCTCCAGATTACCTGGAAGTGTACAAGGAGAAACGGATTCAGAAAAATGAACGCATTGGCCAGCTCCTGCAGAATTTAGGTTTTACAAGAGTAGCAAAAGAAATATTTGCCCATCCGTCTCAATATATTGAAACGGAGTTCAATGCCACCAAAACCTGGATTGAATATGTGAACCGGTTAGTGGGGGTATTAATTGGGTTCCTTATCTTCTTAACCGTTCTGTACGCCATCCCTTTCTTTAAATCTGACCCTAAGGTGTTCTGGGGAGCTTTGCTCTCTTTTCTGCTGGTTGCTTTTCAGGGGTGGTTGGGTTCACTGGTAGTTTCTACCAACCTATTACCAGAAATGGTGACGCTGCACATGGCCTTGGCCCTGGTTTTGCTGGCTTTACTGATCTACATAGTAGAGCGGGTACACAGAGAGCAGTTATGGGCCAATGTCCAGGCTCCGTCAGGTAATGTGAAAGGCTTAATTGCTACCGTACTGGTCTTAACGTTCCTTCAGGTGATTTTAGGGACGCAGGTAAGGGAAGAGGTAGACATGGTTTCGTTTAACCTGAATAACCTAGGCCGCGAATCCTGGATAGATCAATTGGGTCTCTCTTTTTATGTTCACCGGTCTGCCTCTATTTTGGTTGTCTTGTTGAATGTAGTCTTGTTTTACGCAGTTAAGAAAACAGGGAACCAACGGCTGCTCTGCATCACAAAAGGTGTGCTGGGGGTAATTGTGATTGAAATTTTATTAGGTATCATCCTTTCCTATTTGGCTCTACCGGCATTTGCACAGCCATTACATTTGGTATTCGGTACAATTTTGTTCGGATTACAGTTCTGGTTGTTGATCACTTATTATTACACTTACAAACCTTACCAAGCTTCACCCGAATTGGTGGCATAA
- a CDS encoding cytochrome C oxidase subunit IV family protein — translation MASHSNHTENFGHAGEIPKAQTKVIWKTFFILCTLTAIEFAFAFMMDPGTLRNAIFIILTLFKAFYIVGEFMHLKHETKGLIWSVLIPTALLVWLLVALLVEGTFYGESVFNYFK, via the coding sequence ATGGCATCACATTCAAATCATACGGAAAACTTTGGCCACGCCGGAGAAATCCCGAAAGCACAGACCAAAGTAATCTGGAAAACCTTTTTCATCCTTTGCACTCTTACTGCTATTGAGTTCGCATTCGCGTTCATGATGGACCCGGGTACACTGAGGAATGCAATTTTTATTATCCTAACCCTTTTTAAAGCCTTTTATATTGTAGGTGAGTTCATGCACTTAAAGCATGAGACCAAAGGCTTAATATGGTCAGTATTGATTCCTACCGCTTTATTGGTTTGGTTATTGGTTGCCCTTTTAGTAGAAGGTACTTTTTACGGAGAGTCTGTCTTCAACTATTTCAAGTAA